caatcacattattacatgtgtcatgtagtcagttgagcccttggaagcttaACCTTTTAATAGAAGGCATTCGGTTCTTGAGCATTTAGATAAGTATTGGTGCAATAAAAGCTTGGGTGATTTCATGACCATATCCCTCATCCTAAGTCTCTAAGTAAATAAGATTTAAGTTATATTTCTTATGATTTATAACTTGAAAGAGGATTCCAACCAAAATGTTGAAGATAAACTTAATCTCTACCTTGTTTTAAAGATTAGACTTGAACTTATAGTCAAATCATTCTCTAAACCCTCTagaacacccatataggtgaatcctgtatgattacaacattcccacttaTTGTAGGAGAACtcaccaacctcccatcaccttggtcaccgaaAGGAGCATCTCATGCAAGGTGGTTGATCTTTAAGCTGAAGCATTGACGATGCATTGACATCACGATCGAGGGGAGCTGATTAAAGCACGAAAGAACATTGATCAATCAACCTGATAAGGCACTATAAAAGGAGCTCAATCCAACAAGTTGTCATTTATAAAGTCTATGTAAACTCCTTGTGTATGTTCAGCTTTAACATTTATAATCTTTAGAGCTCAATCCAAtcggagtctaccaccggagtttACACGcatagcccatggcccaccacgtGTAAACGCCTTCATTCCCTAGCTCTGCCAAGTTTCCACGCATAGCCCGTGGCCCACCACGTGCAATTTCAAAAGATACTACCTCATCTACCAAAAACACACCCCTCATAAGTTGTCTTTGTTGGATGGACAGTCCTTTTTTTCCTGCTCCAATCATGATAGGCCCATATGGTTGCATGGTCTAGTCATCCAGACCATCTAGATGGGACTATTGGGGAGGAGATGCCACCCAATAGAACATTCCCGgagtgttgtgggacccattgtgttgtgtatATGTCCTCTAAGACATTCATCACATGTTTCCAACTTTAATGAAGCAAAACAACAAAAATTAGGccattccaaagctcaagtgggccacgccatgtgAATTTAGGATGGGGATTGAGTACTACCCACACCCGACTCTAGCTAGGAATTGACGAGTTTTGAGGGACCAGTGGATTTTATCCCCATCGCTcttccaattttccatatcattttaggtattagccaaaaatgaggcagatccaaggcacaagtggatcacactataaAAAGAAGCGATGCTAAtggcacccaccattgaaaccttcctagtgtcCACTGTGATGGTTAATTTCCATCTAATCTGCTAATAAGGTCACATGTACCCGAATTAAGGGAAAATatgaatataagcttgatccaaaacttttgtggcctctaaaaactttttagggataGATGTTTAATTCCcgttgtgtggtctacttaagccttgaaactgcctcattttttgggcttgtaccataaaatgaggtaaaaaaattaataaacaatgtggataaaacccatacaccacgGTTACCCCTTGTAGCCCTTGTTCGTTTGTAGCTAAGGAGAGGtgagggtagtacctaatccatgTCTGGGAATTTGCATTATTCCCTTGTTGCTTGGATTTGGTAGTGATGCCATGACTAGAGCTGGCcaggactcgactcgactcagtggATCCGAATCGACTGACTCGGTCGGATCCGACTTGACCCGAACTGAATGCCAGTTTCGAATCAAATCGAGTAGACCCACGCAGATCCGAATtccaaccgagtcgagttcgggttataTGGTAACCTGACCCGACTCAAACCGAAATCCGATATGGtcgaacccgatccgatccgatccgaaacccaACTTGGACTGGTAATCGGGTAGtatatattcaaaagaaaaaaaaaatcctaaacctaCCCATTCCTAACCCTAGTAGCTGGCCGCCGCACCTAATTTGATCCCGGAGTCCggttcctcctcatcctcctcctcctcctttggCACCCTTTCGTATGGCTCCTCATCCCCATCCTCCTTCGGCACCCTTCCGCCcgattcccctctctctctctctctctctctctctctctctctctctctctctctctctctccaccgtCCACATAGGCAGCAGCCCAGGTCCGGTCACCTGTCTGTATAGGCAGCAGCCCCGGTTCGGCCACCCGTCCGAACAGCAGCATTAACATACaggtaatttctttttatttttatttttattaaatggcCTGGTCCGCTGTGATTGATCAGCCTGGCCCAATGTGGTTCATCTGGGCCGACTCGGGATCGGCCTGGGTTCGCTCTGTGGTGCGGCCGGCCTTGACCCGATCTAGTTGAGCTTTTGACCTAATCCGAACCATAGCCAACTTGATCTAACTCGGTATCTCTGACGAagttggactcggttcggatCGGCCCAACCAAGATCCGGTTAGGATCGAGTCAGgcctgctggactcggtaccgagtcggatcgagtttgggtcaaggGTTTCACAataccggatcgagtcgagttggacctaactcggtccgactcgactcgatgcccacctctagccatGACCGGGCTCAATACTGCCGTACTAAAAAATTATGtcaccctaccatgatgtgttttatccaccacatccattcattttgcaagctcatattAGGACAGGCGCTCAtttttccaaagctcaagtggattacaCCACATGAACCAATGGTGCTAATGAcccctatcattgaaaccttcctcaggcccaccatgatgttttttttccatccaacctgttcaaaaattcacataaacttggatgaagggaaaacacgaaaacctaacttgatcgaaaactcctATGggtcacaagaagttttcaatagtaattgttcaatccccactatttcctatgctatggtccactggagctttgaacgtgccttatttttaggctcatgtcctaaaagaaGCTAGCAAAACGGAtagaaggcgtggataaaacacatagatcatggcgGGGATCACAGAGCTTCGACCAGTACCAACCAGTACCAGGTCGGTAACAACCATAGATCTATCATCACGTGGGCCCATACTGCAAACAGATTAATAGTTTAGAAACTTCAGCTAAGTTTTTCAAAGCCATTCATTTGCTGCTGATCATTTGATTATTGGTTGGACTAGGGCCTCAATATAGTGGTGCcgctctgatggatggattggatcttgaacCTATCATTCCATGCTGGCACATGCATGGCGTGTACATTAGCAAAGCTTGCATACCACGTATAAACTGGCTGTGTTCACTCTGCCAACTGTTGCAAGCCTTGGCAGGTATGAACTTAACTTCCCACAGTTCCAATTTAATGGAACTTTCGGTGTCTACAATGTAATAATAAATGACGTTGGGTCAGCCTGACGGATCATTGAACCTAACTTGGTAATAAATGGGCATCTATTCGGACATGGGCCCATTAGGCCTTACTAGGTACAAAATATTAATGCGTTGGACTCTGCCTAACTAACATGGGACCCGACTCTAAATGCGTTGGATTTGGACCACAAAACATGGTACGAGGATTCGAGGGGGAGCGGGATtacgtgttacccgggtaacatctTACACTGTGTTTCCCAGACCctggggcctactttgatatatgtgttgcatatccacgccgtccatccatttttccgttttattttagggcatggttcaaaaaatgaagtagatccaatctcaagtgaaccacacagtaggaattgaatgtccaccattgaaaagttcttaggaatcacaaaagttttagatcaagctgatatttgtttttcccattcatccaggtctgtgacttatcaacatgttggatggcaaataaacattacggtgggcattaggaagtttttaatggtgagcattcaatgaccactttttcatatggtgtggtccattgagatatggatctatttcatttttggtagCATACTCTAAAATGtgttggaaaaactgatggagggcatggatatatactacacatacatccaGGTAGGCTGCACAGTCGGTGTAACACTCATTacagtgttacccgggtaacacctgatccgctcccacTCGAGGTACGAATTGACCAGTATGGAGAAAATTACCATTGTAGACGCTACCTTTTATCCTACGTCTTTTATGAGATATCTGAAACTtaacttcccaacttagaccttacACGGACAGACAGCAAATTTGAGGACGTAAATACCCCTAATTTTCACCGCCATTCTCTTCCTTTCACTCCCTTTCCTTGCTCCAtttccggaaaaaaaaaaaaagagagaggcaaAAAATCATTTTCCTGCACGAAAGTCTGTTACTTGGATCGCACCATTCTCTCACTAGATCCCACGCTCTCCATACATCTatattttctcaattttctgAAAATGGTCCCTCCACGGAAGAAAGCACAAACCACAGGTATAATGTAGTATATTTCCCTAAAcggtgtaaattttttgtgggctATTGAACTGCTGGATGAAGCTCACATCTTGGTTTTCGATTCATCCATGTaaaaatcatcctatgaacatgatggattacaaataaaacatcattgtggggcatagcaaggtttctacggtggaaccaccgtttcctatgatatgatccacttgatatttcgatatgcTACCATTTTAAGCTTaaacccttactttagatggaaaaatggatgaacatcatcgatagtccacatacattcaaggtgggcccaactcagttaactcagtacgataagagcgtactcagcaaactataaatccaatttgcgagaggttttggtccatttgacctacttctcggcaATATGCTTGAGTCGTCGCCGACATTCCTAGTTCATGACTGGTGAAATTCCCCgagcaattcataaatttgacagagatatcataaaaatatgatggagaacttccacggattcatgtaatgtaacagaaaattttatgaaccgcttggtcaatttcattaactactTGGTCAAATTCACTGAAGAGAAATtgaatttcatgtaaagctcggtcaatttcattaactgctcggtcaaattcaccgaagagcaaattgttaggctagttcaatttcatttaaagttcattccaattcatgttagccttgCTAAATTTGATGttagcctcgttgaatttcaagttagcctcactcaatttcaagcttgcctcgGTCAAATtcatgttgcctcgctcaatttttagcttgcctcgctcaatttttagcctGCCTTTCTCAATTTTTACCTTGCCTCGATCAAATTCTAGgttgtctcgcttaatttctaagttgcctcactcaatatctacattacctcgctcaatttctagattgccttgctcaatttctacgttgcctcgctaaatttctaggttgcctcactcaatttctaccttgccacgttcaatttctaggttccctcgctcaatttctagattgcctcgctcaatttctacgttgtcgtgctaaatttctaggttgtctcgctcaatttctaggttccctcgctcaatttataggttgcctcactcaatttttacaTTACCTCgtgcaatttctaggttgcctcgctgaatttctaggttgtctctctcaatttctaggttgtctcactcaatttctacattacctcgctcaatttctacgttgcctcgcttaatttctaggttgtgttgttcaatttctaggttaccttgctgaatttctaggttgcctcgctctatttctaggttctctcgctcaatttctacgttgcctcgctcaatttgtaggttgcctcgctcaatttctaggttccctccctcaatttataggttgcctcgctcaatttctatgttgccttgcgcaatttctaggttgcctcgttaAATTTCTAGGTTACCAATCTCAATTTCttgattgcctcgctcaatttcttgattgccttgctcaatttcaccttgcctcgctcaattttttaaattttttcgcTCAATTTCACcctgcctcgctgaatttcatgtttccttcaCTCATTTTCtactttgcctcgctcaatttttagtttgcctcgctcaatttcaaacTCCCCTCactcgatttcatgtttccctcactgaattttcagtttgcctcgcttaatttcatgtttccctctcacaatttctagtttgcctccctTAATTACCAACTTGCCTCGATAAACTTCTAATTTGCCTCGATCAATTCATGCTTGCCTCTCTTAATTTCACTTGAGTTTTATtcgatttatgctttgatttcaACTACGTTTAATTTTTTATGTTATGATTCATCAAGTATATAGTGAACTTtattttttgatatatttttcatTACATGTTTGTAGGTGACAAttcttattctcaattccccaaccCATCCTCTAAGTGTTCATTAAAATGGTAGTTCGACATGGTGAAGGGTGGATTAGAGAAGCATGATACTCAGCTAAGTCTGTTTAAGCAATccccatttttcttcttattgCACATCTCATCATTTCGATTTATATGGTTGTGTCTTTCTTCTACAGGTAAGAACTCTTTCTTTATTCTACATGATTATATTCAATTGTGGATTTTTAACCTCATGCAATCTCATTATAACATATATGGGCTGTAGAGAAATTACCGGCCTTACGAGAGTATATTATTTCGTATGTTCCCTCACAAATTTCACgtttcattcaatatcgaggctggaagggttggaggtacaacaaaatacatGCAATTTTTTAGAGCGAAGCTGTAAGTATATGTATTTCTCCACCGTTCACTTTGCTTAATTTGACACTTATACTCCATATATTAACATCAGTCTGGGTTCTTTTGCAGACTATATTAATAAAGAACTTGGAACCCACCCTATGAGAATGGGAAACGGACACCGTTCGCTTGATCCGTGATAGTTTTCAGGTGAGATATTATGAACGTTTATTAAATTTTTAGTTATTTAATTCACTGTTCGATAAACCCAATGTCATGATAAAAGTATCCCGACTCTCATATCTTCATTGATACATTTTGTAGGTCATTGAAACCCAGGATGAGGATGAGGGTAACAAGAATGATGATGAGGATGCGGAGGGATCAACGGAAAGTGATGAAAAAGGCGTACAAGGAGAGGGATCGGGGGGGAATATCGTGAAGCCAGCTCTTTTGATGGATGAATTTAGGGTTGAGAGAGatgaattgaagaaggagagagaggagttgaagAACGAGAGAGATGAGCtgaggaaagagaaagaagagttgagaaagagagaagagaagctcGATGAGAGGGAGGGGTTGTTGAAAGAGAAGGAAGTGTTGAAGATGGAGagagaagatttgaatgagagaGCAtggttgaagaaggagaaggaattgTTTTTTAAGGAGAAAGAGGAGTTGAATAGGCAGATGTGTGAGTTATTGAGAGAGACTGAAAATTTAGCAAAGGAGAGGGATGACttcaagaaggagaaggaagatttcTATACACAGAGGGGGTAGTTTTTAAGGTAGGAGGACGAGGAGTTGAAGAAGAAAGGGGAAGTAGAGGATATGGAAGAGAAAGAACAGGGAAATGGAGAGTTAGAGGTGCAATCGTATATTATGGCCGAGCATACTCTATTGGATGAAGCACCCGTTTCTCCTCCCATTTATGTAAGGAGAACTAAAAGGGTAATGAAGCCATCCTATTATATAGTTTCTCCATTCTTATCCCTGTCTTCGATCGATACAACCACTAACGTGGTGAGCCGACCTGAGGAAGCTATAAACTTTCATACATCTCCGATATCATTTTGTATACAAATGGATCCATTCAGGATGCTATCAACAGATGAACTAAAAGAATTAGAGAACTACTATGGAGTAAATGAGGAGACAACAACGGCTTCATGGTTCAATTCTATATGGGTAGatgatgcgtgggttgatagTGTGGTAAGCATTCGTAATTGAGTGTTTATATACATTGACTTTCATATATTTATATCTTATATTCGATTATTGTTGAATCATATTACTCTGTGGATTAGGCTATCGACAAATATGTTGAATTCTTAGAAGAAATGCAGTCTGACCTTTCAATTGCATATCCCaaggattgcaagttctgtcccacGTATTTTACAGTAAATGTTTACTTCGGATTATCGCTAAtatgttttttctattaattcaTATTTTTGCTACTTGTATTGATCTTTGATTACGTTTGTAATAGCTATCCCTTCAAGTAAGTATGTTGAATCTAAAGGTGTATCGAGACTCCAAGTTTGCTTCGTGCGAGGTTGGTAGGTGAGATAAGCAATGTCGTCGCAATTGCCAAGCAGTGGGATAAATCACACGTCAAGGCAATTTGGTGTTGTGAACGGGCAATGCATTCGTCACATAACATCAAGCCTGGTTGTAATGTGTTTTATGATCATGTTTTTACTGATCGCTCAATTTCTTAAACATGGACAAGTTTATGTACCCGTGAACCATAATAACTATCATTAGTTCTCGTTGGTTGTATATCCAAGACAACAAGAGATCATTATTATTGATAGCTTAATGTCAAATGATCTCCTAAAGTATAAGCAAAAGATCAAATTGATGACGGAGGCGctccccattctcttccatgccactggagacGTCACCGCGCTTGAAGGGAAGACTTGGACCGCCAAAGAAGAGAAATCTGTGCAGAAGCAAAGCAATGGTTTTGACTGCAgcatatttgtaatgaaattCATCAATATACTGTGCAGTGGTGGCACCTTGGAGGGAACAAACATGTAAAAATTCACTGCCGTTTGGAGGAAGTCGATAGTGTATGATTGTTTGTCTGTAACCTGAAAATGATACTTGATGTAGGCATGGGATGAAAAGGGAAATTTTGTggaatgttatattatatatagtgttGTATATACCCCGTGCAATTTGTACTTCAGGAAAATTTATAATGAATGAAAATTCATAACTTGTAAATGTTCTCTCGCTCAACTTTCATGTTTGCTTTGTTgaacttctagtttgcctcacctAATTTCAAGTTCCCTCGCTCACCTTCTactttccctcgctcaattctaggttccctcgctcaatttctaagttgcctcgctcaattctaggttccctcgctcaatttctaagttccctcgctcaattctaggttcccttgctcaatttctaggttgcatcgctcaatttctaggttccctcactcaatttctaagttctctcactgaatttataggttccctcgctcaatttataggctgcctcactcaatttggttgcctcgctcaatttctagattccCTTGctaaatttttaggttccctcgatAAATTTCTAAGTTgcatcactcaatttctaggttccctcgctgaatttctaggttgcctcactcaatttttaggttgcctcgctcaatttataggttgccttgcttaatttatTAGCTGAAAATTGAGCCATGCAAACAAGGAATTCAGTGAGGCCTCGCTCTAATTCAGAAGATAGTAAGCTTGCCATGATCGAGGCAACCTaataattgagcgaggcaaggtaaaaattcagcgaggaagaCTGAATTTGAGTCAGGGAAACATGAAGTTGAGTGAGGCAagatgaaaattgagcgaggcctACAACCGGGACTAAATACAAGTAATAGGTTCCAAAATGGTCATATTGAAGGGGAAGAAAGTATACTGAATATGtcttatacatcaagtcgggATACGAGCCTACAATCGGGCCCATTACACATTTAAAGCTCTCATTGGTATAAGAGTTCCGCATAGTCTGACTACTGTCGACCGTCTAAGTTCAATCCAAGTCGATTGAACAAGTCAAATGTGGCTAACTCAGATCAAGCTGCTCCTTAATTCAAGCGGTTAGTCAATGTTCTCGAAGAGGGAAGAAAATCACGTCTCCGTAACTTGATAATCACTACGATACTCTAGCATAATGTTATCCTTTCTCGGTCAGCCTCCTCTTTCCTTACATTCCCTTCTCTTTCCCTTGCTTCTCCCTTTAGAAACCCCTAGGTTATGGGCTTTAGATTTTGGAGAGTCGCATAGTTCAAGAGTTTCCTTGAAATTGCAAAGGGCACGGCTTAAGGCATAATATGGATCTACTGTCCGCAATGGATctcaagcccagtgaggcccatAATTTCCTATAGTTTTGGACTTATTGGACTTTCCTCGATCATGGCAAGCTTGCATcgctgaatttgtagtttgccttgctgaattcctTGTTTACCtggctcaattttcagcttgcctcacttgattcataggttgcctctgtcacgctccaaactcggaaactgggctcacagaattttcgatcgccgaatccggtgccgacagcctccgcagcaccccattctcggctcccagcatacatatgccaaattccgatcctgggatcctacaaggaggattttccaacctacatttaacttataataagcataaccacaagtttacccaaatcacaaaggcaacatcatcattatgataaaaagaaaaaagaaaagagagaaagatcagatggtgatggagggaccccgccactataggcccctcaaggcgatacaaaccatacatcaaatgggtcccaccatatgtgggccctcaaataatcaaaatcaaagaaatttaatGCTATGAACACACACCGTTGGATCTTAGACTCCTCCTTCCACCAATACGATCTAGAGTTCCAAGGgatggattttaacggttgagatgaagcttagatggtggagatgggaggtaggaaggtgggccacaccaagctctctcatggaagttGGGCGATTgcttgcttgggagaaatgagagagataagagaaatgtaagtgatgggagtacttgtgtaagagagatagttgactttgggaataggTAGTTGTACTTaaagatgggtgtgagtgatgggagtgatgtgtacttgattgatatgattgatg
This region of Magnolia sinica isolate HGM2019 chromosome 1, MsV1, whole genome shotgun sequence genomic DNA includes:
- the LOC131247669 gene encoding uncharacterized protein LOC131247669; protein product: MTVNAEGIPSNSPPEFSNLPEDSKCMIQVIETQDEDEGNKNDDEDAEGSTESDEKGVQGEGSGGNIVKPALLMDEFRVERDELKKEREELKNERDELRKEKEELRKREEKLDEREGLLKEKEVLKMEREDLNERAWLKKEKELFFKEKEELNRQMCELLRETENLAKERDDFKKEKEDFYTQRG